cacacatgtgcttaatctttaaaaaattattttttgatatttttataaaataaacaaaaaaggtttttagcacaaggacgatgcgtgcgatcacacatgtgcttaacctttaaaatattattcttgttatttttttttaagaaagagaaaaggtttctagcacaaggacgacgcgagcggtcacacgtgtgcttaacctttaaaacattatttttgttattattttttatatctattttctaccttttttttgtgtttagaGTGCAGCAAATAAACCAAgcccaataaataaataaaaataaaacaccagATATAGGAGTGGGGGTTATCATACAAGGGGTTACATACAGTAAAAACTAAtaagcaaacaaataataataaaaatagagaaacaaaagcataaaaataaagcaagagaaaCAGCCCAACAAGAATAGGGGTGTAGAGATAAAAACCAGAAGTGCGGAGTAAAATTGAGGCTCTTTAGTTTGGGCCAAAACCCTTTTCTCCAACTTTGTATTTGGGTGTAAGGACGAAATTTGGGGGTGCCATTGGGTATTTGCTTGTCTGGCCCAAAGCCTCTTTTTGTTCCCACATCAGAAATCCTGAGACCTAAAGCCTCTCTCCCAAACGAGCCAGCCAAAGGAGGGACGTGTCTCGTCCTCCAACGCACATGCGCCGCCGCCTCCATCGAAACCGGCCACCGCGCCACCACCTCTTCCAGTCTTGGTGTCGGCGGCAACCCCAAACGCCAACGGAACCGTTTCCAACCGCAGCGCCACTGCCTTTCTCTCTCTCGTCTCTCTTCGAAAACGGCAACCCAGGGAGGGTTTCGCCTCTGCCTCCATCGAAGCCGTGAACCGCCGTTTGCGGCGTCGCCACTAACGACGCGCGCCACTGGAGCCATCGTCAGCCACGACGCTGGGTTctccttttcctcttctcctGCGCAACGTTCACCAAGGGCGATAGAGACGCCGCCTTAGTTCGCTCCTGTCGGATTCATCGCCGGTGGCGCATGGAGCCGTCGGGGATATCACCAACTTCAACGCAACGCTTTCTTCTTCGATCCAAATTAAATCGCCACAACTCTAGGCATCTGGGTCACACTGCTACTCCTTTCACCTCGAGCTAGTCGCTGACGACTACAACAACAACCAGAGTGGTCTCATCGGCTGCCACTCGTAGCAACATGCCGCCACTATCCTTGCTGAGGGTATCACTAGAACTACCCGTGTTACGCTTTTCTCCCCGCGTTTCAACTTTTATTCCATTCCTATtggtttcttttggtttttggtGGTTGGAGGGTAAAGTGGAACAAGACGTTGAACTGAGTTGTGTTCATGAATGGGTCATGGTTTGATAATGGTAATGGAAGTTCTGCGTGTGAACCgtgtgttttttatgttttgggtGTTGAGATGGGTTGGTGTGATGGTGATAGGAACACGGTAGAGGTTAGGAAGTGAGTAAGTTCTTCTCTGTTTTTCAGGTATTGAAGAAGACGGAAGGGTAAATCCAAAATGAACTCCTGATGAGGAAGGCGCTTCTCTATGCGATTGAATAGAGGAATCGAGAGTTGTGGCTAGTGGCCAATGATGGATGATGGGTGTTGGAGGTGGGGAACTTGGAGTGAAAAGGAAGTGTGGTtgggatggttacgggtgaggGGAGTCAAGGAGTTTGAGGTTAGGCCATGGTATaaggtgttggagatgaaaatgaagaggaaagggatgaagatgatgggtcGTGGTCAtgaggtgttggagatgaaaatcAAGAGGAaagggatgaagatgatggaCCGTGGTCATGAGGTGTATGATGGATGATGTTGGAGGTAATGGAGTTGGGAGTAAAAAAGGAAAAGTGGTTGGGGTGGTTACCGGTCAGAGGAGCAGAGGAGTGGAGAGCCAAAAAGGGAGCGTGTCAGTGTGCGTGAGGGAGGATCcgtttctctttttctttttgagaaTTCGGTGTGAGTGTGAtcttgcttcttttttttttctttttgctttcttttttaaaatactcatatgaaaatcaaatcaaataataaaaaaaacgaaataataaaaaaaataataaaaaacagaattaaaatcataaaataacataaaataaaataaaataaaataagataaaataaataagataaaataaaaaaagacgtatattatttagttatccggacgaaattggatGTTGACAGGACCTTCACTTGGCTCTCAAATAAGCAATTCATTGTGACATTGTAGACGTGTGAGGCTCAATATGTGGTAGCATCTTGGAGTGTACGACATGTAGTTTGGCTTAAAAACGTGTTGAATAAGatgaagataaaagaagaagagaaggttGTGATTCAAGTAGATAATAAATCTATAATTGAGTTGGCCAAAAACCAGGTCAACCACAAAAGGAGCAAGCATATAAGCttccaattttgttttattcaagAAAGGTAAAGCATAGAAGCACAAAACTTGAACATGTAGGAAAAAAAAGCAAATAATTGATATGTTCACGAAACCACCGCCATGTTTCATGAATATAGAAAGATGATtgaaatgaaaagcaaaatCTAAGTTTATGGAAGAGTTTTATAGAAATAAACTTAAGATGTTATTAGATAATTATTATGCTTGAACATGTAGGGAGCAAAGAGCATATAAATATGTTTACGAAACCATGGCCTGCAACAATGTTTTGTGAATATAGAAAGATGATTgagatgaaagaagaaaaaatttaagttaataaGAAAGTTTTGTGgaaataaacttaatttatgTGTTATTTGATAATTATTGAGTAATCATCGATAGTGTACTGGAAGAGAAGAGTCACAAAGTTACtgttttataattattgtagtgtgtaatttataataattagaagATTTATGGTGTGTACttataaattgtaaaaattatgaaaaatgaaaatataagcATATTAGGAATATTTGCATTTTCTATGAGAACTTATGCGGTATAAAGATTGGAATATGATGGCAACAGTTTAACGTGGGTAATACGCTGCAATAACAACGACcaattcaagaaaagaaaacagcAGAATATTTCTTGACTTTTATGCTCATAAGTATTTGCAAAATCCCATTAACTGCATGCAAGTTATTTCTCTTGAATTGAAAATTTCATCATGGTGTTCGTCTTTCCAACGCTTCTGTACATGAAGCTAAAACCTTTATCGATTTTTGTTGTATTGTTTTGTGCATTTCCACATTATGATGCTGCCAGTTCTTCTGATTCGGAAGCAAATGCTTTGTTGAAGTGGAAAGGCAGCCTCGACAGCCACAGTCAAGCTTCTCTCTCTTCATGGAATGGCACTAATCCTTGCATCTGGCTGGGAATAGAATGTGATGATTCCCGTTCTGTTTCTCACATAAATCTTACACGTGTTGGATTAAAAGGTACACTTCAAACTTTTAACTTCTCATTATTTCCAAACATTCTCGTTCTGAATATGAGTTTCAACTACTTGTCTGGAAGTATTCCTCCACAGATTGAACAGTTGTCCAATCTCAACACGCTTGATTTGTCTACCAATCAACTCTCCGGTAACATTCCCAAAACCATCTGTAATCTTTCCAAACTAAAGTATCTGAATCTTAGTGTCAATAGTCTCTCTGGTTCTATTCCTAATGAAGTGGATCATCTCCAGTCTCTTCTCACATTCGATATATTTACCAACAACCTCTCTGGGTCAATCCCTCCTACCTTAGGAACCTTGCCCCTTTTAGAATCCATTCACCTTTTCGAAAATAAACTCTCTGGATCCATTCCTGCCAGTATTGGGAATTTGTCCAGGCTCACCCTGTTATCTTTATCTTCAAATCAACTCACCGGATCCATCCCTCCCCATATAGGAAATTTAACAAACGCCAAGGTCATATGTGTTATTGAGAATGAACTTACTGGCGAGATTCCAATAGAAATGGAGAAGCTTACTGGTCTCGAATGTTTGTCAATTGctgataataattttataggCCAAATACCTCAGAACGTTTGCCTCGGCGGAAACATGAAATACTTCACAGCTGGTAATAACAATTTCACTGGCCCAATTCCAGAGACTTTGAAGAAATGCTACAGCCTTAAAAGACTCAGGCTTCAGCAAAACCATCTAACTGGGGATATAACAAACTTTTTTGATGTCCTTCCAGACTTGAACTACATTGATCTCAGTCAAAATAATCTTCACGGTAATATTTCACCTACTTGGGGAAAATTTCGCAGCCTCACAAGCTTCATgattttcaaaaacaatttgTCAGGTGTTATTCCACCAGAACTAGGTGGGGCAACCAAATTACAGCTGCTTGATCTATCCTCAAACCATCTTACAGGAAACATTCCAGAAGATTTATGCAACTTGACCCTTTTGTTTGATCTTTCAATCAACGACAATAATCTTTCTGGAAATGTTCCCTCCAAAATAGAATCACTTGAGGGACTTAAATTTTTGGAGCTCGGCTCAAATAATTTTACAGGCTTAATCCAGAAAAAACTTGGAAATTTGCACAATTTATTGTCCTTGAATCTGAGCCAGAATAAATTTGAGGGAAATATTCCTTCTGAGCTTGGCAGTTTGAATTTTCTCTCAAGTCTTGATCTCAGTGGAAATTTGATGAGTGGAAGATTACCACCAACGCTTGGTGGAATAAAAGGCTTAGAAACATTGAATCTATCGCACAACAGTCTTTCAGGTGATCTCTCTAGCTTAGATGATATGATAAGCTTGACATCTTTTGATATATCATACAACCAGTTTGAGGGTCCACTTCCTGAAAATCAAGTCTTCCAGAATGTCACCATTGAAGCTCTGAGAAATAATAAAGGCCTGTGTGGCAATGTCGCAGGCTTGGAGCCTTGCCCGACAGTAAGTGGGAAATCTCATAATAATACGACAAGGAAAGTGCTAATAGCAGTTTTATCCGTTACTGTGGCCATTCTAATGCTTGCACTATTTATTTTTGGTGTCTCCTGTAATTTATGCCGAACTTCAAACAAAGAACAATTGCAGGCTCTAAGTTCACGATCTCCAAGCATGTCTCCAGTATGGAGTTTTGGAGGCAAAATTATGTTTGAGAACATTATTGAAGCCACCGAATATTTTGATGACAAATATCTCATTGGAGTTGGAGGTCAAGGTTGTGTTTACAAAGCAGTATTACCTACAGGTGAAGTTGTTGCTGTGAAGAAACTCCATTCAGTTTCAAATGGAGAAATCCTCGATCAGAAAGCTTTCACAAGAGAGATCCAGGCTTTGACAGAAATCCGACATCGTAACATTGTAAAGTTTCATGGGTTTTGTTCGCATTCACAATACTCATTTTTGGTGTGCGAATTCCTAGAGAGGGGCGATGTgaagaagattttgaaagaCGATGAACAAGCAACTGCATTTGATTGGAAGAAAAGGGTGGATGCTATTAAAGACGTGGCTAATGCTTTATGCTATATGCACCATGATTGCTTACCTCCAATTGTCCATCGTGATATATCAAGCAAAAATGTTCTTTTGGATTCAGAATATGTAGCTCATGTCTCAGACTTTGGAACAGCTAAGCTTCTTGATCATAGTTCAGCCAATTGGACATCATTTGCAGGAACCTTCGGATATGCTGCTCCAGGTGAGTTTCCTTTCTATATTGAGTATATATCATGATATTTCAGCTTGTGcttgttgatgatttacaaaatatttttaatttgatacaGAACTTGCGTACACAATGGAAGTAAACGAGAAATGTGACGTGTATAGTTTTGGGGTCTTGGCATTGGAAATATTATTTGGAAGGCACCCTGGTGATGTTACATCTTTATTGCAATCTTCTTTATCAATTGGTATGATCTCAACACTTGATCATATGGCATTGATGGATAACTTGGATGAACGTCTACCTCACCCAACAAGTTCTACTTTGAAAGAGCTGGTATCAATTCTCAAGATAGCAATTTCTTGCCTCACTGAAACTCCACGATCTCGCCCAACCATGAAGCTCGTAACCAACGAGCTTGCGATGTCGAGGTCATCTTCAATGTCACACACACAGCTGAAAGACTGAACATCCTACTAGGAAAGCAGACCTTTCGTTTACAGGCAGAAGAGTGCCATGTGCTATAGTATAAAATAGCAGCCGGCACCAACTTATTagttacttaaataaaataagagaatgATGTTTCATCCTCAAGTGGATACCGACACTTCCTTGATCCACAGCCACTGATTACACTCTATTATTAAGTTTGCGTTTTAGTTATAAGTTGGAGTTAtttaaagttgaaaaatattttttattgcagTATATAAGTTAATTGAAGTTTAAAgtgaattttcattttcactaaGTTCATTTTTCCCCCAAACATTTTAGTATATTATTTAAGTAGAATCTAAAAGTTAGCTTTATTTGAGTTGAAATTTAAACG
This sequence is a window from Vigna angularis cultivar LongXiaoDou No.4 chromosome 2, ASM1680809v1, whole genome shotgun sequence. Protein-coding genes within it:
- the LOC108327979 gene encoding MDIS1-interacting receptor like kinase 2 — encoded protein: MVFVFPTLLYMKLKPLSIFVVLFCAFPHYDAASSSDSEANALLKWKGSLDSHSQASLSSWNGTNPCIWLGIECDDSRSVSHINLTRVGLKGTLQTFNFSLFPNILVLNMSFNYLSGSIPPQIEQLSNLNTLDLSTNQLSGNIPKTICNLSKLKYLNLSVNSLSGSIPNEVDHLQSLLTFDIFTNNLSGSIPPTLGTLPLLESIHLFENKLSGSIPASIGNLSRLTLLSLSSNQLTGSIPPHIGNLTNAKVICVIENELTGEIPIEMEKLTGLECLSIADNNFIGQIPQNVCLGGNMKYFTAGNNNFTGPIPETLKKCYSLKRLRLQQNHLTGDITNFFDVLPDLNYIDLSQNNLHGNISPTWGKFRSLTSFMIFKNNLSGVIPPELGGATKLQLLDLSSNHLTGNIPEDLCNLTLLFDLSINDNNLSGNVPSKIESLEGLKFLELGSNNFTGLIQKKLGNLHNLLSLNLSQNKFEGNIPSELGSLNFLSSLDLSGNLMSGRLPPTLGGIKGLETLNLSHNSLSGDLSSLDDMISLTSFDISYNQFEGPLPENQVFQNVTIEALRNNKGLCGNVAGLEPCPTVSGKSHNNTTRKVLIAVLSVTVAILMLALFIFGVSCNLCRTSNKEQLQALSSRSPSMSPVWSFGGKIMFENIIEATEYFDDKYLIGVGGQGCVYKAVLPTGEVVAVKKLHSVSNGEILDQKAFTREIQALTEIRHRNIVKFHGFCSHSQYSFLVCEFLERGDVKKILKDDEQATAFDWKKRVDAIKDVANALCYMHHDCLPPIVHRDISSKNVLLDSEYVAHVSDFGTAKLLDHSSANWTSFAGTFGYAAPELAYTMEVNEKCDVYSFGVLALEILFGRHPGDVTSLLQSSLSIGMISTLDHMALMDNLDERLPHPTSSTLKELVSILKIAISCLTETPRSRPTMKLVTNELAMSRSSSMSHTQLKD